The nucleotide window GGCGCTGGCCCAGGCGAAGCAGGAGCTGGGGCAGGCGTTCACGCTCCGCCAGCAGCTCGACGACGAGGTCCCCGAGGACGAGCCGACCACCCGGCGGATGCTCGCCGAGATCGTCCGGCTGACCGGCTCGGCCGACCAGCGGCTGGACGAGCAGGCCGCGGCCTTCGGTCAGCTCCGCGACCTGGAGCACAACGCACCGCAGGCCGTCGAGGCGCTCGGCCCGCGGATCGCCGCCCTGCAGGCCCGGCTGCCGCAGGTCCGGCAGCAGCTGCAGGAGCTCGCCGGCCGCTACGCCGCAGCCGCCCTGCGACCGGTCGCGGCGAACGTCGACGAGGCCGCAGCACGGCTCACCGCTGCGGAGGCGGCCTTGGCCGAGGCCCGGACCGCGGTGACCGGGGGCCGGGCCGGGGCAGCGGTCGGCCCGCTGCGCGCCGCCGAGGACGCCGCCACGCAGAGCGCGACCATGCTGGACGCCGTCGGCCGGCTCGGTGCCGACCTCGACGGTGCCGGAGCGCGGATCGCCGCCGTGCAGGCGGAGACCGAGCGGGACCTCGCCGAGGCCCGTTCGCTCGTCACCGACGGCGACCGGACCGGGCTGACCCCGCTCATCGCCCAGGCCGAGCGCGCGGTGGCCGAGGTCGAGCCGGCGCTCCGGCCCGCGGGCGGCGAGCTGCCCGACCCCCTCGCCGTGCTGCGCCGGCTGGACGACGCCGACCAGCGGCTCGACGCGGCACTGCAGCCGGCCCGGGACGCGCAGGCGCAGGCCCGGCGGGCGACCGCGGCGCTGGAGCAGACGGTGCTCTCCGCCCGTTCCGGCATCGCGGCCGCCGGCGACTTCATCGCCACCCGCCGCGGCGCCGTGGGGGCCGCCGCACGCACCCGGCTGGCCGAGGCCCAGCGCCACCTCGACCAGGCCGGGTACCTGGCCGGCGACGACCCGCTGGGCGCCCTGCGCGAGGCCCAGCAGGCCGACCAGCTCGCCCAGGCGGCGCTGCAGGAGGCCCAGCAGGACGTCGACCAGTGGTCGTCCGGCGGCTTCGGTGGCGGCGGGTACGGCGGTGGCTACGGCGGCGGTTACGGCGGGCCCCGGCGCGGCGGCGGCATCGACGTCGGCAGCCTGGTGCTGGGCGGCATCCTGCTCGGCGGTGCAGGCGGCGGCCGCGGGGGCGGTGGCCTCGGTGGCGGGTTCGGCGGGGGCTTCGGCGGCGGAGGTGGCGGCGGGGGCGGCGGCGGGTCGTTCGGCGGTGGCAGCTTCGGTGGCTCCAGCGGTGGCGGCCGCTTCTGAGCCACGGGCCGGCGTCGGCGCCCCGCTCAGGAGCCGGTCCTGGGCACCAGTTGTGGACCGGCTGTTGCCGAAACCCCACTTTCGGGTGAAGCTGTGACTGCGACCACAACCCCCCGCTCATCTCCGGGGCCGCCGCACGGGCGGTGTGGGAGCGCTTCCACCGGAGCGACGAGGCTCCGTGGGCCCACCGACGACAGGACGACGATGTTCTCGAACTCCCGGCCCCGCAGGCGCGCGACCCTGCTGGCCCTCTCCGCGGCCGTCGCCGCCGGCGGGGTGGCGCTGATCAGCCCTGCCTCGGCCACCCCCACGCCCGCGACCACCCCGGCTGCCGCCCCCGCGCCGGTCGTCCAGCCGCCGGCGCTGACCGCCCCTGGTGCGGCGGTCCTCCCGGCCGACACCCGGTTCTTCACCCCCGAGTCCGACCTGGGCGCACGCCGGCAGATCACCGAGGCGCGGCGGCTCAAGCACTACGCCGAGGCCGGGCTCGTCGAGGCCGAGGTGAACACCCCGCAGGCGGTGTGGCTCACCAAGGGCACGCCGGCCGAGGTGCGGTCGGAGGCGCAGCGCGCGGTGCTGATGGCCAAGGCGCAGAACACCGTCCCGACGGTGGTCGTCTACAACGTGCCCGGCCGCGACTGCTCGCAGTACTCCTCGGGCGGTGCGGCCGACGACGCCGCCTACCGCGCGTGGGCCGACGGCGTGGCACTCGGCATCGCCAAGGGCGACACGGTGACGGTCGTCATCGAGCCCGACGGCCTGGCCCTCATGCCCAGCGACTGCGCGCCCGGCACCTACCCCGCGGGCAAGGCGCCCACCGACGAGGGCCGCATCGCCGACATCACCTACGTCAGCCAGGCCATCGAGCGGGCCAACCCCAAGGCCCTGGTCTACCTCGACTCCGGCCACAGCGGCTGGCAGAACGTCGGCAAGATCTCCGAGCGGCTCGTCCGCGCGCAGGTGCAGCAGTTCCAGGGCCTGGCGCTGAACACCTCGAACTACCAGTACACGGCCAACCTGAAGCAGTACGGCACCTGGATCTCCGAGTGCATCACCTACGCCACCGTCGTCAAGCCCGGCGACTACGGCAGCTGTGGTGACCAGTACTGGAGCGGCGGCCCGGCGAACGACTTCACCGGTGTGGCCCTGGACCCGATGAAGGAGTGGAGCGACACCGCCACCGACCCGACGGCCAACACCGCCGGGGTGAACTCCCGCTACGCCGCCGCGCTGGGCACCGTGAAGCCGACCGAGCACTTCGTGCTCGACACCAGCCGCAACGGCCAGGGCCCCTGGGCCCCGGCTGCGGGCACCTCGTACCCGGACCCGCAGACCTGGTGCAACCCGCCCGGCCGCGGCCTGGGCGACACCCCGCAGGCTCAGCCCGACAAGGCCTTCCCGCTGCTGGACGCCTACCTCTGGGTGAAGACCCCGGGGCAGTCCGACGGCTCCTGCAACCGCGGCATCGCCGGCAGCACCACCGACCCGGAGTGGGGCGGCATCACCGACCCGGCCGCCGGTGCCTGGTTCCCGCAGCAGGCGCTCGAGCTCGCGTGGCTCTCGGAGCCGCGCCTGCGCTGAGCACGCTGTCCTGAGCCGGGGCGCCGCGTCGAACCCGACGCGGCGCCCCGGTGCGTTCTGTCCCGGTGCGTTCTGCGCTCGCTCAGCCGGCCCGGGTCGTTCGCCATCGCCGGGCGGCGGAGTCGGCCAGCAGCAGGAACGCCTGGGCCTCGGGGGAGTGGCCGGGGCGGTCGAAGTGCGGTGCGGCACTGGCGCCGGTGACCCGGCCCAGGGCGTCCACCCGGTCGGCGACCGATCCGAGGAGCGACTCGCCGAGCGCGCCGTCCGCCGGGGGCAGCCACCCCTCGGCGGCACCGGTGAGCGCGGCGTAGCCGAGCATGGCGGCCACGTTCGTGTCCGCAGGGCCGGCGGGGTCGTCGAGCACGTCGCCGAAGCGCCCGTCGGGACGGCGCAGCGGGCGGCAGGCGGCAAGCAGTGCACGCACCTCCGCGGCCAGCTCGGCACCGGCGGCGGCGGGCAGCAGGTGCACCGCCCGGGCCGCCCCGGCCGCCACCCAGCCGTTGCCGGTGCCCCAGGCGCGCGGGTCGGCCGGCGCCCCGGCGTCCTCGTCCCAGCGGGCGGCCCACAGCCCGGTGGCCGGGTCGCGCAGCCGCGCCCGGTGCCCGCGGAACTGGGCCAGTGCCGCGGCCGGCTCCCCGGCCCGGGCCAGGAACGGCAGGACCATGAACACGGTGTCGGCCCACACCTGTCGGGAGCTGGTCAGGTGGAACAGGGTGCCGTCGTCGGCGCGCGGCGCACCGGCCAGCAGCCAGTCGCGCTGGCGCCGGGCGGCCGCAGAGAGCCCCGCGTCGCCGGTGCGGGCGGCCAGCAGCGCCACGAGGTCGCCGACCGCCCCGCTGTTCACCGCGCACGCCGGGTCCAGCTCGGCCAGCCGGCCGTCGGGCAGCTGCCGCGCCACGGCGTCGTCGGCCAGCACGCGCAGCAGGGCCGCCTCGCCCGCGTCCTCCAGCGCGGCGGCGGTCACCCCCTGGTCCCAGGAGTGCCGCTGCACGACCAGCAGACACGACAGCACCCGCCGCCGGACGTCGTCGTCCAGCAGCGGGTGCTGTGTGCTCGGTGCCACGGTCAGAACGGGATCTCGGCGCCGTCCTTGAAGAACCGGCCGGTCACCGTGGCCGGCTCGGCGAGCAGGGCCATGGCGCCGGCCGCGCTCTCCTCGACGGTGCCCGGGGCCTCGTCGCCGCCGAGGGCGGTCTTGACCCAGCCCGGGTCGAGCCCGTTGACCGCGATCTCGCCGCGCAACTGCGCGGCCTGCACCAGGATCAGCCCGTTGAGCGCGTACTTGCTCACCCGGTAGCTGGCGATGCCCGGCTCGGAGGCCCCGTCGATCGTGCCGGCACCGGAGCCGACGTGCACGACCCGCGGCTCGGTGCCCGCCCGCAGCGCCGGCAGCAGCGCGATCACCAGCCGGTGCGGCGCGAGCAGGTTGACCTCGAGCGTGGCCTCCAGCGTGCCGGCCGGCTCGTCCTCGAACCGCTCGGCGTGGGACAGCATCACCCCGGCGTTGCTGAACAGGACGTCGAGGGCGCCCCACCGCCGCGCGACCTCCGCGGCCAGCAGTGCGGGGGTCGCCGGGTCGGTCAGGTCGGCCACGACCGGGGCGAAGGTGCCCGGGCCGCTGACCTCCGCGGCCACCTCGTCCAGCAGCGCCGCGTCCCGGGCGGTGCCCAGGACGTCGGCGCCGGCGGCGACCAGCCGCCGGGCCACCGCCCGCCCGACGCCCCGGGAGGCGCCGGTGAGCAGGACCCGGCGGCCGGTCAGGTCGACGTCGGTCACGCGCCGGCCTCGTGCTGGCGCTTGTGCGCACCGATGACCTCGGCGTAGGCGTGCGCGCTGTCCTTGGGCGTGCGGACCTGGGTGTCGTAGTCCACGTGCACGATGCCGAAGCGCTGCGCGTAGCCGCGGGCCCACTCGTAGTTGTCCAGCAGCGACCAGGCGAAGTAGCCGCGGACGTCGGCGCCGGCCTCGATCGCGGTGGCCATCGCCGCGAGGTGGCTGTGCAGGTAGTCGACCCGCTGCTGGTCGTGCACCACGCCGTCCTCGGCGACCTCGTCCGGCCAGGCCGAGCCGTTCTCGGTGATGTAGAGCGGCAGGCCCGGCGCGATCTCGGTGATCCGGCCGAGCAGCTCGGTGAAGCTGTCGGGGTTCAGGCTCCAGCCCATGGTGGTGGTCGGGCCGTCCTGCGCCTCCTCGCGCACGTCCTCGCAACCGATGAAGGTGGTGGGGAGCTGCGGCTCGTGCCCACCGCTGACGACCGCGGCGTAGTAGTAGTTGATCCCCAGCCAGTCGATCGGCGTGGCGATGACCTCGAGGTCGCCGTCCTGGACCGGCAGCGGCGCGCCGACCCTCGCCAGGTCCTCGACGACGTCGGCCGGGTACTCGCCGGTGACGATCGGGGTGATGAACATGCGGTTCATCTGCCCGTCCTGGCGGCGGGCGGCGTCGACGTCGACCTCGGAGTCGCTGGCGGCGTACATCGGGGTGAAGTTCAGCGTGATGCCCAGGTGGTCGGCACCCTTGGCACGCAGCGCCTGGGTGGCCAGGCCGTGGCCGAGCAGCAGGTGGTGCACGGCCTTGGCGGCCGCGGCGGGGTCGGTGCGGCCGGGGGCGTGCGCGTCGGCGTTGTAGCCCAGCAGCGAGCTGCACATCGGCTCGTTCAGCGTCGACCAGTGCGGCACGCGATCGCCGAGGGCGTCGTAGACGATCCCGGCGTAGTCGGCGAAGTGCTTGGCCGTGTCCCGGTTGGCCCAGCCGTCCTCGTCCTCGAGGGCCTGGGGGAGGTCCCAGTGGTACAGCGTCAGCCACGGCGCGATGCCGGCCTCCAGGATCGTGTCGACCAGCCGGCGGTAGAAGTCCAGCCCGCGCTGCTCGACCGCGCCCTTGCCGGCGGGGAGGATGCGCGGCCAGGAGACGGAGAACCGGTAGGTGTCCAGCCCCAGGTCCTTCATCAGGGCGACGTCCTGGGGGTAGCGGGTGTAGTGCTCGACCGCGACGTCACCGGTGTCGCCGTTGAACGTCTTGCCCGGGGTGTGGCTGTAGGTGTCCCAGATCGACGGGCCGCGGCCGTCGACGTCGAAGGCGCCCTCGATCTGGTAGGCGGCGGTGGCGGCGCCGAACTCGAAGCCGGGCGGGAGGACGAGCCGGGAGGGCGCGGAGCGCACGTGGGTGGAGGTCATGGGTGGTGCTCCTCGCTGGTGGGTCGGTGGGGCGGCACGCCGTGGGTGGCCGTGCCGGAGTCGTGGGGGTGTGGTGGTCGGTGCGCGGCGGGGGCTGCGGACCGGACACCAGCAGACTGCCCTGCCGCGCGCCGTCCCACAGTTCGTGGCCGACGGGACGCGGCAGGGCGGGCCTGCGCGGTGTCAGCCCTTCACCGCTCCCTGCATGATGCCGCCGACGATCTGCTTGCCGAGGATCGTGAAGACGATGAGCACCGGCAGGGTGCCCAGCAGCGTGCCGGCCATGATCACCGACTGCTGCGGCACGTAGCCCGAGCCCAGCCCGGCCAGCGCGACCTGCACCGTCGGGTTGGCGTTGGTGAGCGCGATCAGCGGCCAGAAGAACTCGTTCCACGCGGTGAGGAACGTCAGCATCGCCAGCACGGCCATCGCCGGACGGGCCACCGGGACGACGATCGACCAGAAGATGCGGAAGGTCGACGCACCGTCGACCCGGCCGGCCTCCAGCAGCTCGTTGGGCAGCGAGGAGATCAGGTACTGGCGCATGAAGAAGACGCCGAAGGCGCTGACCAGCGTCGGGAAGATGACCGCCTGCAGCTGGTTCACCCACTGCAGGTCCGCGATCATCATGAACAGCGGGATCACCGAGAGCTGGGTCGGCACCATCATCGTGCCGATCACCAGCGCCAGCAGCAGGCCGCGGCCCTTGAACGCCAGCTTGGCGAACGCGAACCCGGCCAGGGTGCAGAAGAAGACGGTGCCCACGGTGATGGCGCCGGAGACCAGGACCGAGTTCAGGATCGCCTTGCCGATCGGCGCCTGCTCCAGCGCCGCCTTGAAGTTGGTGAACAGGCTGGCGTTGGGCAGGAACGGCGGCGGGGTGGCCGCGATGTCGGCGTTGGTGTGCGAGCCGGCGACGAGCGTCCAGTACAGCGGGAAGATCGACACCAGCGCGGTGAGGGTCAGCAGCGTGTAGGTCACCGGGCCGGCCTTGCCGGCCCGCGTGCCCTTGCCGCCCTTGCGGGTGACCGGCCGGTCGACCGGCTGGACGGAGGTGGTCTGGGTGCCAGGGAGGGCGATGGTCATGTCCGGCTCCTACCGCTCGGCCCGGGTGCGGAGGCGGCTGATGACCGCGTTGATCCCCACGATCACCAGGATGATCATGAACATGGCCCAGGCGGTGGTGGCCGCCTGACCGATGTGGAAGTTGCTCCAGCCCTGCTGGTACATCAGCAGGCCGAGCGTCTGGTACTGCCCCGAGGAGCCGCCTGAGGTCGTGCCGTTGCCGGCGAACAGCAGCGGCTCGCCGAAGAGCTGCACCGCCCCGATGGTGGAGACGACGACGGTGAACAGGATCGTCGGGCGCAGCGACGGGATCGTGACGTGCAGGAACTGCTTCCAGCGGTTGGCGCCGTCGATCTCCGCGGCCTCGTAGAGCTCGCCGGGGATCGACTGCATGGCCGCGAGGTAGATCAGTGCGTTGTACCCGGTCCAGCGCCAGGTGACGATCGCGGCGATGGCGACCTGGCTGCTCAGCGTGCCGGCCTCCCAGTCGATCCGCTCGAGGCCGACGGCCTCCAGCAGCGTGTTGATCAGGCCGTAGTCACGGCCGAACAGCTGGGCGAACACGAGGGTGGCGGCGGCGATGCTGGTCGCGTACGGCATCAGCATCACGGTGCGGAAGAAGGTGCGGTTGCGGATCTTGTAGTTGAGCAGGTGCGCCAGCCCCAGGGCCATGCACAGCTGCGGGACCGTGGCCAGGATGCCGATGGTCAGGGTGTTGCGGGCGGCGTTCCAGAAGAACTCGCTCTGCAGCAGGGCCCGGTAGTTGTCCAGGCCCACCCAGGTGCCGCCGCCGATGTTCGACAGGCTCGTCTTGTGCAGCGAGATCCACGCCGTGTACAGGAACGGGTAGAGGCTGAACGCGGCGAAGAGCAGGAAGAAGGGGGCCACGTAGGCGTAGCCCCAGCGGTTGCGGGTGAGCGACGTCCGGCGACGGGCCGGGGGCCGCGGAGCGGTCGGTGGTGCGGCGGTGGTGGCGCCGTGCAGCGCCTGCCGGGGAGTCTGGCTCGCGATGGTCATGCGGGGCCTCGAGGTCGTCGGGGACGGGCGGGCCGGGGATCTCCCCCGGGATCGGGACGGCGGGGTGTGCCGCCGGGGTGGTGCGGGCAGGTGCCCGGGAGCGGCATGCGCTCCCGGGCACCTGTGTCCGGATCGGTCGCCGAGCCGGTGGCTCAGCCGCCGATGGCCTGCTGCGCCACCTTCAGCGCGTTGCCGAACGCCGCGTCAGGGGCGGTCCCGTTCGAGGCGATGTCGGTCAGCGCCGTCGTGAACGCCTCCTGGATCTGGGTGTCGTACGGCCCGATCGGGGTGCGCTTGATGTTCTCCGCCGACTTGCCGAAGATCTCGCCGGTCGGTGCGTCGCTGAAGTAGGCGTTGGTGGCCCCGACGACCTCGGGGTCCTCGGCCGCCTTCGGGCTGGACGGGAAGTGCGCCGCCTCGACGAAGGTCTTCACCTGCTGCTCGGGCGCGGTCAGCCACTCGGCGAGGTCCTTGGCGGCCTCGACGTTCTTGCCGTCCTTGGGGACACCGAGGAAGGAGCCGCCCCAGTTGCTGGCCGACTCGCTGGAGCCCGGCAGGGAGGCGACGTCCCACTTGCCGGCGCCGCCGTCGCCCATCTGGGAGGAGATGTAGCCGAGCATCCAGGCCGGGCAGGCGATGGTGGCGAACGCGCCGTTGGAGAACGCGGCGTTCCACTCGTCACCGAACTGGGACAGGTTGGCCGTCAGGCCCTCGCTCGCCGCGGTGCTCGCGTAGCCCCAGGCGGTCTTCACGCCGTCGCTCTCACCCGGGATGGGCTTGCCGTCGGCGTCGTTGTAGGCGGTCTCGCCCTGGTACACCGAGGAGGAGAAGATGCTCGCCGGGCTGTCCAGGAACTTGTTCTGCGACTTGGACTGGTAGTCGCGGGCGACGTCCAGGTAGGCGTCCCAGGTCGGCCACAGCTTCCCGACCTCCTCGCGGTCGGTCGGCAGACCGGCCTGCTCGAACAGGTCCTTGCGGTAGCACATGGCCTGCGGGCCGGTGTCGGTGCCGAGGCCGATGGTCTTGCCGTCCTCGGTGGAGGCCTGACCCCACTTCCAGTCGTAGAAGCTGCCCTTGAGCTCGTCGGCGTTGTCCTCGGCGGCGAAGTCCACGAAGGCGTCGGCGTGGTTCTCCACGACGTCGGCGACGAAGCCGATCTCCAGGCCCTGGATGTCGTCGAGGCCGGAACCGGCGGCCAGCCGCGTCTGCAGCGACTTGTAGTAGGCCGCGGACTGGGCGATGTTGTTCTGCTTGATCGTGACGTTCGGGTGGAGCTTCATGTACTCGTCGTAGAGACCGGCGTTGTCGAAGTCCATGGTGCCGAACGTGCCGACGGTCAGGGTGACCGGCGCGTTGGGGTCGTAGGCGGCCGCGTCGGCGGCGGCGTCGCCGTCCGAGCCGCCACAGCCGGCGGTGAGCAGGACGGCGGCGAGTGCCGCTCCCAGCGCCGCCTTGCCCTTGGTGGAGTGGATCAACAGTGACCTCCTGGGTGGCCCCGGGACGGTGCTCCGATGCACTGTCCGCCGGGGGCGTGAGAACGCTCTCACGGCCGTGACGGAGAGAGTGGTCTGCGCCACAAGTAGGTGTCAAGTAACAGTTCGGCAACGTGCCGGTACCTGGTGCCGGACCGGACGTGTGCCCACAATGGGCGCCACCGCCCGACCCTGGAGCACCGTGACCGGAACCAGCACCCGCGTCTCCTCGCCGACCCTGGACGAGGTCGCCGTGCTCGCCGGGGTCTCGCGCGCGACGGTCTCCCGCGTCGTCAACGACTCGCCACGGGTGAGCCCGGAGGCGCGCGAGGCGGTCATGGCGGCGGTCGCGGCGCTGAGCTACGTCCCCAACCGGATGGCCCGCAGCCTGGTCACCCGGCGCACCGACACGATCGCGCTGGTGCTGTCCGAACCCGACGCCCGGATCTTCTCCGACCCCTTCTTCGCCAGCATCGTGCGGGGGCTGAACGGGGCGCTGGCCAGCACGGACATCAACCTCGTGCTGCTCACCGCCCGCGACGACCGGGAGACGGAGAAGGCCGGCCGGTTCGTGCGCCAGGGCCACGTGGACGGCGTGATCCTGATGTCGCTGCACAGCGACGACGTGCTGCCCGACGAGCTGATCGCGGCCGGGCTGCCGCTGGTGCTCTGCGGGCGCCCGCTGGACGACCGGCCGGTGGCCTGGGTCGACGCCGACAACGCCGGCGGCGCGCGGCTGGCCACCGAGCACCTGCTGGCCGACGGACGCCGGCAGATCGCCAGCATCGCCGGCCCGCGGGACATGGTGGCCGGGCTCGACCGGCTCGCCGGGTACCGGGACGCGCTGGCCGACGCCGGGCGCGAGCCCGACCCGCGCCTGGTCGTGGAGGGCGACTTCACCGAGGCCGGCGGAGCCCGGGCGATGGAGGAGCTGCTGACCCGGGTCCCCGACCTGGACGCCGTCTTCGTGGCGTCGGACCCGATGGCTGTGGGTGCGCTGCGCGTGCTGCGTGCCGCCGGGCGCGCGGTCCCCGGCGACGTCGCCGTCGTCGGCTTCGACGACGCGCCGGTCGCCCTCCGCAGCGATCCGCCGCTGACCACGGTCACCCAGCCGCTGGAGGAGATGACCGCGGTGATGATCGAGCTGCTCCTGGCCCAGGTCGACCGGACGACGGACGGCGTGCAGACGCGGGTCTGCCCGACCCGGCTGGTCCGGCGCGCCTCCGCCTGAGGAGGGACCCCCTCGCCCCACGAGGAGACCTGACCTCGCCCACTCGTGGCTCGCGGAGGGGGGCCCGACACGAGCGTGTCGCCGAAACGCGGGGGACACACGGCGTGTCTAGGTTCGTCGCATGGCGGACCTCTTCGACGGCTATCCGCTGGGGCGGCAGTGGGACGAGATGTTCTCGGCCCCCGGCCAGCCCCGGACGCCGTACACCGGGTTGTTCAGCTCCCTGCAGAAGATGTCCGGCGAGGAGCTGGCCGCGCGCGCCGACGTGCTGTCCCAGACCTACCGCGACGCCGGCGTCACCTTCGCCCACGCGGGGGAGGAGCAGCCCTTCCCGCTGGACATCGTGCCGCGGGTCATCGGCGCCGACGAGTGGTCGCTCATCGAGCGCGGGGTGGCCCAGCGGGTGCGGGCCCTGGAGGCGTTCCTGGCCGACGTCTACGGCGCGGGGCAGGTGTTCACCGACCGGGTCGTGCCGCGCAGCGTCGTCACCACCAGCGCGCACTTCCACCGGGCCGCGCACGGGGTGGTCCCGCCCAACGGCGTCCGGGTGCACGTGTCCGGCATCGACCTGGTGCGCGACGAGGCCGGCGACTTCCGCGTGCTGGAGGACAACCTGCGCTCGCCCTCGGGCGTCAGCTACGTCATCACCAACCGCGCGGCGATGAGCTCGGTGCTCCCGGAGCTGTTCGGCGACCACCGGGTGCAGCCGGTCTCGGAGTACCCCGGCCGGCTGCTGGCCGCGCTCAAGGCCTCCGCACCGGCCGGCGTCGCCGACCCGACCGTCGTCCTGCTCACCCCCGGTGTCTACAACTCCGCCTACTTCGAGCACGCCCTGCTCGCCCGGCAGATGGGCGTGGAGCTGGTCGAGGGCCGCGACCTGGTCTGCTCCGGCGGGCAGGTGAGCATGCGGACGACGGACGGCCAGCAGCGCGTCGACGTCATCTACCGCCGCATCGACGACGAGTTCCTCGACCCGGTGCACTTCCGGTCGGACTCGGTGATCGGCTGTGCCGGGGTGGTCAACGCCGCCCGCGCCGGCCGGGTCACCATCGCCAACGCCGTCGGCAACGGGGTCGCCGACGACAAGCTGCTCTACACCTGGGTGCCGGACCTGATCCGCTACCACCTGGGCGAGGAGCCGATCCTCAAGAACGCCGACACCTACCGGCTCGACGAGCCCGACACCGTGGAGTGGGTGCTGTCCTCGCTCGACCAGCTGGTGCTCAAGCCGGTCGACGGGTCCGGCGGCAAGGGCATCGTCATCGGCCCGCGTGCCGACGAGCGGACGCTGGAGGAGCTCGCGGTGAAGGTGCGGGCCTCGCCGCGGGACTGGATCGCGCAGGCGCCGATCGGGCTGTCGACGTCCCCGACGCTGATCAACGGCCGGATCGCCCCGCGGCACGTGGACCTGCGGCCCTTCGCGGTCAACGACGGCACCGACGTGTGGGTGCTGCCCGGTGGGCTGACCCGGGTGGCGCTGCCGGAGGGGGAGCTGGTGGTCAACTCCAGCCAGGGCGGCGGCTCCAAGGACACCTGGGTGATCTCCCCGCCGCGGCCCGCCCTCGAGCCCGAGCCCGAGCCCGACGTCACCCGGATCGAGTTCACCACCGCCGACCTGCCGGCCGATCCCCCCGCCCAGGACCCCGGCCCGCCCAACGACAACGCGCTCGCCCAGTCCCAGCAACAGCAGCAATGGAAGGACCCCGTCCTCCTCACCCCTCGCGAGCTCGGGGCGAGCCTCTGGACGGGGCCGGCGGCTGGTGGCCTGGACCAGGTCGATCGCGGTGGTCAGCCGTGCTGAGCCGGATCGCGGAGTCGCTGTTCTGGATCGGCCGCTACGTGGAGCGGGCCGACGACACCGCGCGCATCCTCGACGTGCACACCCAGCGGCTGGTCGAGGACCCGTGGATCGACGAGCGGCGGGCCTGCGCCAACCTGCTCGCGCTGATGGGCGCCCCGTGCGACCCCGCCGACGCCGACACCGAGCGGGTGCTGGCCACCCTGGCCTTCGACCGCGCCAGCCCCAGCTCGATCACCGGCGCGCTGTCCGCGGCCCGGGAGAACGCCCGCGGCGCCCGCGAGGTGCTGTCGGCGGAGATCTGGGAGTCGCTCAACGTCACGCACAACGCCCTGCCGCAGCAGCGGACCATGGCCCGCCGGTACGGCCCGCACTCGCTGTTCCGGTTCGTGCGCGAGCGCTCGGCGATGGTGTTCGGGCTGGCCGACGCCACCATGAGCCGGGATGAGAGCTGGCTGTTCCTCATCCTGGGCCGGTCGCTGGAGCGGGTCGACATGACCTCGCGGATGCTGTCGACCCGCGTGCTGGCCGGTGACGCGGCGCCGTCCTGGACGCTGGTGCTGCGCTCCACCGGCGCCTACGAGCCCTACCTGCGCACCTACCGGGGCGCGGTGAACTCCAGCCGGGCTGCGGAGTTCCTGCTGCTGGACCGGCTGTTCCCGCGCTCGGTGTTCGCGGCGCTGGAGCAGGCCGAGGCGTGCCTGGCGGAGCTGGAGCGGGCCAACGTCCGCGAGGGCCACCGGATCGGGGTCGCCGGTGAGGCGCACCGCATCGTCGGCCGGGCCCGGACGATGCTGGAGTTCATGCAGACCGACGAGATCCTGGCCGGCCTGCCCACCCGCCTCGACGAGCTGCAGCGCACCTGCTCGGCTGCCAGCGAGGCGGTCACCAACCGGTTCTTCACCGAGCAGGCGCCCCAGATCTGGGTGCCGGAAGGCGCGGTGTGAACGTGCACCAGTCGCAGGGCCAGTCGGGCCGGTCCCAGACCCGCACCGTCCAGTCGCACATGCAGTCCCAGGCCTCCCCGGTGCGCGCGCCCGGTGAGCGGTGGCGGCTGCAGATCGTGCACCGCAGCGCGTTCCGCTACGGCGGGCCGGTGCGCTCGTCCTACAACGAGGCCCGGATGACGCCGGAGAACAGCAGCCGGCAGACGACGCTGCGCTCGCGGGTGGAGATCGAGCCGACGGCCAGCGTGCACGCCTACCGCGACTACTGGGGCTCCACGGTCACCGCGTTCGACACCCACGGCCCGCACACCGAGCTGGTGGTGCAGGCGACGTCGGTGGTCGAGGCAGGCCCC belongs to Modestobacter sp. L9-4 and includes:
- a CDS encoding glycoside hydrolase family 6 protein — its product is MFSNSRPRRRATLLALSAAVAAGGVALISPASATPTPATTPAAAPAPVVQPPALTAPGAAVLPADTRFFTPESDLGARRQITEARRLKHYAEAGLVEAEVNTPQAVWLTKGTPAEVRSEAQRAVLMAKAQNTVPTVVVYNVPGRDCSQYSSGGAADDAAYRAWADGVALGIAKGDTVTVVIEPDGLALMPSDCAPGTYPAGKAPTDEGRIADITYVSQAIERANPKALVYLDSGHSGWQNVGKISERLVRAQVQQFQGLALNTSNYQYTANLKQYGTWISECITYATVVKPGDYGSCGDQYWSGGPANDFTGVALDPMKEWSDTATDPTANTAGVNSRYAAALGTVKPTEHFVLDTSRNGQGPWAPAAGTSYPDPQTWCNPPGRGLGDTPQAQPDKAFPLLDAYLWVKTPGQSDGSCNRGIAGSTTDPEWGGITDPAAGAWFPQQALELAWLSEPRLR
- a CDS encoding TPM domain-containing protein gives rise to the protein MPRLARLLAVPAVLASLLLTAGPAAAVEPFSLPGQVTDQVGALGGDQARAQQAIDELRSGEDVQLFVAFVSTFDDLSGPQWAEQTARESGMGGNDLLLAVATDQRAYGYWRGETVGPSESDITGVLDRDVEPMLSAGDWAGAVVALSDGLQGGSGGGAALGVLAGVAVVGGGGYALVRSRQRRRQAEAQRVAEARAADPFPDETTEQLQFRASGTLLAVDEAVQTSQLDLDYARLTYGEQSVAGFTEALAQAKQELGQAFTLRQQLDDEVPEDEPTTRRMLAEIVRLTGSADQRLDEQAAAFGQLRDLEHNAPQAVEALGPRIAALQARLPQVRQQLQELAGRYAAAALRPVAANVDEAAARLTAAEAALAEARTAVTGGRAGAAVGPLRAAEDAATQSATMLDAVGRLGADLDGAGARIAAVQAETERDLAEARSLVTDGDRTGLTPLIAQAERAVAEVEPALRPAGGELPDPLAVLRRLDDADQRLDAALQPARDAQAQARRATAALEQTVLSARSGIAAAGDFIATRRGAVGAAARTRLAEAQRHLDQAGYLAGDDPLGALREAQQADQLAQAALQEAQQDVDQWSSGGFGGGGYGGGYGGGYGGPRRGGGIDVGSLVLGGILLGGAGGGRGGGGLGGGFGGGFGGGGGGGGGGGSFGGGSFGGSSGGGRF
- a CDS encoding SDR family oxidoreductase produces the protein MTDVDLTGRRVLLTGASRGVGRAVARRLVAAGADVLGTARDAALLDEVAAEVSGPGTFAPVVADLTDPATPALLAAEVARRWGALDVLFSNAGVMLSHAERFEDEPAGTLEATLEVNLLAPHRLVIALLPALRAGTEPRVVHVGSGAGTIDGASEPGIASYRVSKYALNGLILVQAAQLRGEIAVNGLDPGWVKTALGGDEAPGTVEESAAGAMALLAEPATVTGRFFKDGAEIPF
- a CDS encoding glycoside hydrolase family 88 protein; the protein is MAPSTQHPLLDDDVRRRVLSCLLVVQRHSWDQGVTAAALEDAGEAALLRVLADDAVARQLPDGRLAELDPACAVNSGAVGDLVALLAARTGDAGLSAAARRQRDWLLAGAPRADDGTLFHLTSSRQVWADTVFMVLPFLARAGEPAAALAQFRGHRARLRDPATGLWAARWDEDAGAPADPRAWGTGNGWVAAGAARAVHLLPAAAGAELAAEVRALLAACRPLRRPDGRFGDVLDDPAGPADTNVAAMLGYAALTGAAEGWLPPADGALGESLLGSVADRVDALGRVTGASAAPHFDRPGHSPEAQAFLLLADSAARRWRTTRAG